Part of the Mercenaria mercenaria strain notata chromosome 8, MADL_Memer_1, whole genome shotgun sequence genome is shown below.
CAGTCATCTCTCAACCCAAAACCCCAGATGTAACACATCAGCCCCCTCTTCCCCAGCACGCCCCACCCCCTCCAGAATCTTTACCATCTCGTCCTTTTAATATGCAGCCACCCTCTCCCCAGGACTTCTCCCTTCCTCCTCCtacaatgagacagagtgtctctCAGTCGTTCATTAATCCCCCGCCCCCTGTTCCTCCACCTCCCTCTAACTCCCAGCAGTTTATGACACAGGTAAGCTCTGCTGCATTTCCTCAGGTCAGCTCTAGCCAGCCTGTAGTTATAACAGCTACTGTTGCACCAACAAATTTGGTTACCCCTCAGCCAGGATTGCCTTTCAGTTCAAATGTGCCATTTGGTGTACCACCTCCGGCATCAAATTCTGGGCCTGCCCTTGTTCCTTCTCGAGCACCGCCTCCCCCATCACAGCCTCTAAACACAGCACCTGGTTTTCCTCAGCCTCTTCCACAGCAGACTATCCTATCTACTGGGTACCCACAGCCCCCTAATCGACAGCCGCCCCCAGTATCCGGTTATCCCCCACCTCCCGTGCAACCAGGCGCAACAGGGCCAGGTTTTATCCAAGGAAGAGAAAATGCTTGGGAACCACAAAGACCTGTTGTCTCGGAACCAGTCCGACCTAATATTCAGGCTCCATTTATTAGAGGCCCATTTGCTCCCCCTCCACCCCCTCCTGATACTACAGCTCCACTTCCATGGCAGCCTGAAAATGCTCGGGCTCAAAACCAACAAAGTGAAAGCTATGGTAACCAGATCTCCTCAGTGCCGTCACAGAGGTCAGAATGGGAAAACCCTGGTAATGCTGGCTATGATGATCCTAACTGGGAGGGTAATATAGGTGGCACAGAAAATAGATCAGGGGGTTATGCCCATCCGTGGGATCAGCCCCAGAattatgatgaggatgatgatgacgCAGAGTTTGCAGATGAAATCCTTGAGACAACGCTGCCTCCAGCGCCAAAGAAAAGTATCTTGCGTAACAATCGGAAGTCATCCTTGCGAGAAGTGACTTTAGTAGAGGAAACATCAAGCAGTACCAGTTCAGCTGGTCAAACCAACCCATTTGTTCCTTCATTTGAAACAAGTCACAACTTAACACCAGTTATTCCTCAGGCTAGAGAACATAAACCAGTGGGTATCTTGAAAAAGTCGTCCACTGAAGCGATACCGGTTACCAATCATGGTGATAGAACACAGTCAGAATTTATAAATATTCTTAAACAAAAATCTGGTGCAAATGCAAATTTACCTAATGAACCACCATCAAGTAGGACTCTAACAACTCTTACAACAGTATCTTCTGCAGAATCTCATCCTTCTGGACTTGGTTCAGAAAATGTTTCTGCTAATCATACAAAAGGTGAGCCTATTAGTACGATAGGTGTTGTAGGTAATACTGGAAGACCGTCCTCAGTTCAGTCTGATGATATGGACTTGGATACAGAGGATCAGGAATATGGGAATAATGGAAATGTGGACACATGGCAGCAACCTAAAAATGAGTGGGATGTTAGTCAAGCGGTAAATGAAAAGCAGCAAGATATGGAAATACATAAAGACTTTGAAAGACATCATGATTATGAACAACAAACAGACTATGAAAGACATGAAGACTTTGAAAAGCATAAAGGCTTTGAACGAAGGCAAGATTTTGAAAGGCATCAAAATTTTGAAAGACATCCAGACTTTGAAAGGCGTGATTATAATGGTCCGCCACCTAGGCCTCGATGGCCAGAACAGAGGCCATGGCAGCATAGGCCTCAAGAGCATGATCAGGGGGGATTCCGTCCAAGAGGCGGGTTTCCACCTAGAACAagattttatgacaattttaggGGACCATCTCCAGCAAAAAGACCTTTCTTCTCCCCTAGGCAAAGAATGCCTTATCATAGATTctgaaattatgtttttatgtcATAGTTTTTATTCATCATTCAAACTGTACATTACTGGTTAACAGTTTTAACTATTCTCGTTACTCATATCTTCTCAGTATGTTTCTTTCAACAGCAGATTATGAAGTTTTATTAGGTTTTCActtaattttcataataatttatgGAAATAATTGCCATGTTAAGGTGACAAGGCTTTCCTTTATGCAATGTATCTAGTAAATATCCCATTACAACTTACAGTCAGTGTCATTGGTATTTTTAGATGTCTTGATACCTAATTAAAACCAGGAAATTCCCTTTGGCAGTGAAATAGGTTAGGAAAATTGAATGGATTGAAAAACGCTTTACTGTTAGATCCACCTACTCAGTACCagtgtttttcatgaattatgtctcccccaggagacatattgtttttgccctgtccgtccgtccgtccttccgtccgtccgtacgtcacacttcatttccgagcaataactggagaaccatttgacctagaaccttcaaacttcatagggttgtagggctgctggagtagacgacccctattgtttttggggtcactctgtcaaaggtcaaggtcacaggggcctgaacattgaaaaccatttccgatcaataactagagaaccactagacccagaatgttgaaacttcataggatgattgttcataaagagtagatgacccctattgattttggggtcactccgtcaaaggtcaaggtcacaggggcctgaacattgaaaaccatttccaatcaataactagagaaccacttgacccagaatgttgaaacttcataggacgattggtcatgaagagtagatgacccctattgattttggggtcactccgtcaaaggtcaaggtcacaggggcctgaacattgaaaaccatttctgatcaataactagagaaccacttgacccagaatgttgaaacttcataggacgattggtcatgaagagtagatgacccctattgattttggggtcactccatcaaaggtcaaggtcacaggggcctgaacatggaaaacctgt
Proteins encoded:
- the LOC123566344 gene encoding regulation of nuclear pre-mRNA domain-containing protein 2-like isoform X1, producing the protein MADRKGKGKMSSELIEQKLILFNSSQESVQAMSLWIMHNKAHHQKIVDSWIKVLRKSDSKHKLTLFYLCNDVVQHAKKKKALYYLENFKDNLREAVQIVREFESIKPNIERIFKIWEERRTYDAKFIKELRSIMEGGSSSKSSSASGTPAQVSPVVYKPSSKELREKHKKEKANKDSDKIIAKPVEETPDISGEFKPPTFLDQMTSLKKLEGEVTLKAKQLAALRIDATNIEAVKQLKDRSHGNEFCRQFEESCVKIEDYVAMLEKEIRQRQVVLSMCDNAEDFYCTQFDEAKVVANAYKNFGARVTNMKKRVDDMKKIIPSTPSPVPSPTADAPSPGNTPPLLNMDDNETIDMEICNEDSEQAKSQDSVPIMPGRAYTAMVKSIGQPIASLTNIVIGQKDQTSKAAPGAPNKDMLGGTFQGTNILESRIATMLPNLAKGNSSMPGMAPAGIGGEPPDLFTTEKPATQVPDVYTPPPRLDQLPPQPVPPVQPVEPVGDDAGSSTPVQDEQEEKELTPPPKSTPAPKPETKTKTNPIDFLSQLLTKTSSSSSSSNFLQTLSLLTNTVKTQYQKKQSEEADVPNPEEDPKPPSPTFSGGITGPVKSAPAEFTGVPPPVPSTQASSWSGWKQVSASQPDPSSPPVISQPKTPDVTHQPPLPQHAPPPPESLPSRPFNMQPPSPQDFSLPPPTMRQSVSQSFINPPPPVPPPPSNSQQFMTQVSSAAFPQVSSSQPVVITATVAPTNLVTPQPGLPFSSNVPFGVPPPASNSGPALVPSRAPPPPSQPLNTAPGFPQPLPQQTILSTGYPQPPNRQPPPVSGYPPPPVQPGATGPGFIQGRENAWEPQRPVVSEPVRPNIQAPFIRGPFAPPPPPPDTTAPLPWQPENARAQNQQSESYGNQISSVPSQRSEWENPGNAGYDDPNWEGNIGGTENRSGGYAHPWDQPQNYDEDDDDAEFADEILETTLPPAPKKSILRNNRKSSLREVTLVEETSSSTSSAGQTNPFVPSFETSHNLTPVIPQAREHKPVGILKKSSTEAIPVTNHGDRTQSEFINILKQKSGANANLPNEPPSSRTLTTLTTVSSAESHPSGLGSENVSANHTKGEPISTIGVVGNTGRPSSVQSDDMDLDTEDQEYGNNGNVDTWQQPKNEWDVSQAVNEKQQDMEIHKDFERHHDYEQQTDYERHEDFEKHKGFERRQDFERHQNFERHPDFERRDYNGPPPRPRWPEQRPWQHRPQEHDQGGFRPRGGFPPRTRFYDNFRGPSPAKRPFFSPRQRMPYHRF
- the LOC123566344 gene encoding regulation of nuclear pre-mRNA domain-containing protein 2-like isoform X2, whose protein sequence is MADRKGKGKMSSELIEQKLILFNSSQESVQAMSLWIMHNKAHHQKIVDSWIKVLRKSDSKHKLTLFYLCNDVVQHAKKKKALYYLENFKDNLREAVQIVREFESIKPNIERIFKIWEERRTYDAKFIKELRSIMEGGSSSKSSSASGTPAQVSPVVYKPSSKELREKHKKEKANKDSDKIIAKPVEETPDISGEFKPPTFLDQMTSLKKLEGEVTLKAKQLAALRIDATNIEAVKQLKDRSHGNEFCRQFEESCVKIEDYVAMLEKEIRQRQVVLSMCDNAEDFYCTQFDEAKVVANAYKNFGARVTNMKKRVDDMKKIIPSTPSPVPSPTADAPSPGNTPPLLNMDDNETIDMEICNEDSEQAKSQDQTSKAAPGAPNKDMLGGTFQGTNILESRIATMLPNLAKGNSSMPGMAPAGIGGEPPDLFTTEKPATQVPDVYTPPPRLDQLPPQPVPPVQPVEPVGDDAGSSTPVQDEQEEKELTPPPKSTPAPKPETKTKTNPIDFLSQLLTKTSSSSSSSNFLQTLSLLTNTVKTQYQKKQSEEADVPNPEEDPKPPSPTFSGGITGPVKSAPAEFTGVPPPVPSTQASSWSGWKQVSASQPDPSSPPVISQPKTPDVTHQPPLPQHAPPPPESLPSRPFNMQPPSPQDFSLPPPTMRQSVSQSFINPPPPVPPPPSNSQQFMTQVSSAAFPQVSSSQPVVITATVAPTNLVTPQPGLPFSSNVPFGVPPPASNSGPALVPSRAPPPPSQPLNTAPGFPQPLPQQTILSTGYPQPPNRQPPPVSGYPPPPVQPGATGPGFIQGRENAWEPQRPVVSEPVRPNIQAPFIRGPFAPPPPPPDTTAPLPWQPENARAQNQQSESYGNQISSVPSQRSEWENPGNAGYDDPNWEGNIGGTENRSGGYAHPWDQPQNYDEDDDDAEFADEILETTLPPAPKKSILRNNRKSSLREVTLVEETSSSTSSAGQTNPFVPSFETSHNLTPVIPQAREHKPVGILKKSSTEAIPVTNHGDRTQSEFINILKQKSGANANLPNEPPSSRTLTTLTTVSSAESHPSGLGSENVSANHTKGEPISTIGVVGNTGRPSSVQSDDMDLDTEDQEYGNNGNVDTWQQPKNEWDVSQAVNEKQQDMEIHKDFERHHDYEQQTDYERHEDFEKHKGFERRQDFERHQNFERHPDFERRDYNGPPPRPRWPEQRPWQHRPQEHDQGGFRPRGGFPPRTRFYDNFRGPSPAKRPFFSPRQRMPYHRF